In a genomic window of Micromonospora cremea:
- a CDS encoding lipopolysaccharide assembly protein LapA domain-containing protein, whose protein sequence is MKRSRVGDLWIVAVVFAIVLLLLLIFVLQNGQRADVAFFGARVALPTGVALLLAAVIGVLLVALPGTARILQLRMRNRSSATPPAGWPAPGSPTPPMTGVAQAPPPHQEG, encoded by the coding sequence ATGAAGCGCTCGCGAGTCGGGGATCTGTGGATCGTCGCCGTGGTGTTCGCGATCGTGCTCCTGCTGCTCCTGATCTTCGTACTTCAGAACGGACAGCGGGCCGACGTGGCGTTCTTCGGTGCACGGGTGGCTCTGCCGACCGGTGTGGCGCTGCTGCTGGCGGCGGTGATCGGGGTCCTGCTCGTCGCCCTCCCCGGCACCGCCCGGATCCTCCAACTGAGGATGCGAAACCGCAGTTCCGCGACACCGCCGGCCGGTTGGCCCGCGCCCGGTTCACCAACCCCACCGATGACCGGCGTTGCCCAGGCCCCGCCGCCCCACCAGGAAGGCTGA